In a genomic window of Taeniopygia guttata chromosome 11, bTaeGut7.mat, whole genome shotgun sequence:
- the LOC100223441 gene encoding fatty acyl-CoA hydrolase precursor, medium chain: MSPASPIASLCAVFCSVALFLVCGTEGQSGAEPEVTIALGRLKGTQTSVKGTDKLVNVFLGIPFAKAPLGSLRFSPPEPPEPWSGVRDATSYPPLCPQDLSLLKIAEKNFKEKHLAFQTSEDCLYLSVYSPAGSSKKDKLPVMVWIHGGNFIFGGAARYDGSALSAYENVVVVLIQYRLGLLGYFNTGDEHARGNWAYLDQVAALRWVQGNIEHFGGDPASVTLFGISAGACSVFAHVLSPLSKGLFHKAISESGVIIPPSKNLHLSTDLEKIASVFKCETSSSLSLLKCLRQQEAEHMVLKSKEISFLPLVLDGVFLHKPPEEILAAKEFNAVPFMIGVTNNEFGWNIRSTSKMTSLREIGDRKSIASTVEVFLPMIDVPSDFLPMILDEYLGDTEDPAELRDGFVDLLGDMAIVMPAIKALNYHRESGAPTYFFEFQHRASAFRDSKPDYVKADHGDEVGFVFGGPFLAGDIQLRSEVTEEEKTLSRTLMKYWANFARNGNPNGEGLVEWPSYNLNEEYLQISLQQKKDRKLKEKKVEFWKKVILEKANNKSTQNKKLKLEL; encoded by the exons ATGTCTCCTGCGAGCCCGATCGCGTCGCTTTGCGCCGTGTTTTGTAGCGTAGCCTTGTTCCTCGTGTGCGGGACAGAAG GACAGAGTGGTGCTGAGCCAGAGGTGACTATTGCACTTGGACGGCTCAAAGGAACACAGACAAGCGTGAAGGGCACAGACAAGCTTGTAAATGTTTTCCTTGGAATTCCTTTTGCAAAAGCCCCTCTTGGATCCTTGAGGTTTTCTCCACCTGAACCGCCTGAACCCTGGAGTGGTGTGAGAGATGCAACTTCTTACCCACCGCT CTGTCCTCAAGATCTGTCCCTGttgaaaatagctgaaaaaaactttaaagaaaagcaCCTTGCATTCCAAACGTCTGAGGACTGTTTGTATCTCAGTGTTTACAGCCCCGCTGGCTCAAGCAAGAAGGACAAGTTACCT GTAATGGTGTGGATCCATGGAGGCAATTTTATATTTGGTGGTGCTGCTCGGTATGATGGCTCTGCACTGTCAGCCTACGAGAATGTTGTGGTGGTATTAATTCAGTACAGACTGGGACTCCTTGGATACTTCAA CACTGGTGACGAGCACGCCCGCGGGAACTGGGCGTACCTGGATCAGGTCGCTGCTCTTCGGTGGGTCCAAGGAAATATTGAGCACTTTGGTGGAGACCCAGCATCTGTCACTCTCTTCGGGATATCTGCAGGAGCTTGCTCTGTTTTTGCACAT GTGTTATCTCCTTTATCTAAGGGTCTCTTTCATAAAGCAATATCAGAGAGTGGAGTCATAATTCCCCCCAGTAAAAATTTACATCTTTCAACAGATCTTGAG aaaattgcCAGTGTCTTCAAGTGTGAGACAAGCagttccctctccctgctgaagTGCTTGAGGCAGCAGGAAGCAGAGCACATGGTCCTTAAGAGCAAG gAAATCTCATTTCTACCCTTAGTTTTGGATGGAGTGTTTCTTCATAAGCCACCTGAAGAGATACTGGCTGCAAAAGAATTCAATGCAGTCCCGTTCATGATAGGAGTCACCAACAATGAATTTGGCTGGAATATTAGATCG ACATCAAAAATGACAAGTTTGAGGGAAATAGGAGATAGAAAATCAATTGCCTCAACTGTAGAGGTTTTTCTACCAATGATT GATGTACCCTCAGATTTTCTGCCCATGATCTTAGATGAATATCTGGGAGACACAGAGGACCCTGCAGAGCTACGAGATGGATTCGTGGACCTGCTGGGGGACATGGCAATTGTCATGCCAGCCATTAAAGCACTGAATTATCACAGGG AGTCTGGAGCTCCTACATACTTCTTTGAGTTCCAGCACCGGGCCAGTGCATTCCGGGATAGCAAACCCGACTATGTGAAGGCTGACCACGGGGATGAAGTTGGTTTTGTCTTTGGGGGGCCGTTTCTGGCTGGGGACATCCAGCTCCGCA GTGAAGTTACAGAGGAAGAGAAGACCCTCAGCAGAACTCTAATGAAGTACTGGGCTAACTTTGCTCGAAATGG AAATCCTAATGGAGAGGGTCTGGTTGAATGGCCATCTTACAACCTAAATGAAGAATACTTGCAGATAAGTCTACAACAGAAGAAAGACAGAAAgttgaaagaaaagaaggtaGAATTCTGGAAAAAAGTAATCCTTGAAAAGGCAAATAACAAAAGCACACAAAACAAGAAGCTTAAATTAGAGTTATAG
- the CIAO2B gene encoding cytosolic iron-sulfur assembly component 2B isoform X2 has translation MVGPGAAPLENANPLIYRRSGERPVTAREEDDELPDAIDDREIFDLIRSINDPEHPLTLEELNVVEEARVKWQWALWVPAAVPAGERCPEHGVGGVHAHHPPLQHGHPHRPLHQGQAAPLSARQVQAGCSYNTRNTCL, from the exons ATGGTGGGCCCGGGCGCGGCGCCGCTGGAGAACGCGAACCCGCTCATCTACCGCCGCTCCGGGGAGCGCCCCGTCACCGCCCGCGAGGAGGACGATGAGCTGCCCGACGCCATCGACGACCGGGAGATCTTCG ATCTCATCCGCTCCATCAATGACCCCGAGCACCCGCTCACCCTGGAGGAGCTGAACGTCGTCGAGGAAGCGCGAGTGAAA TGGCAGTGGGCGCTGtgggtgccagcagctgtgCCCGCAGGTGAACGATGCCCAGAGCACGGTGTCGGTGGAGTTCACGCCCACCATCCCCCACTGCAGCATGGCCACCCTCATCGGCCTCTCCATCAAGGTCAAGCTGCTCCGCTCTCTGCCCGACAGGTTCAAG